A single Blastocatellia bacterium DNA region contains:
- a CDS encoding alpha/beta fold hydrolase produces the protein MNIQHISIPATDGFQLAATIYQPEPLPAINRIVLINSAMAVKRAFYDKYARFLAEAGLVVITFDYRGIGDSRASSLNGFAATARDWAEKDIAGVIEWVSKQFPSAALLVVGHSIGGQLLGLLPNHQRIMAALAIAAQSGYWGLWDPPRRRYLMLLFWYVVLPLTTNLCGYFPGSRLGMGEDVPAGVALEWARWGRNPNYLIEHETTRERYRAFNAPILAYSFEDDAYAPKRTVEALLRFYSQSTVCHRHVAPRELGVPAIGHFGFFRETLKSTLWVETLAWLQQH, from the coding sequence ATGAATATCCAGCATATCAGCATTCCAGCAACCGACGGTTTCCAATTAGCTGCCACGATCTATCAGCCTGAGCCGCTGCCGGCCATAAACCGCATCGTGCTGATCAATTCGGCAATGGCTGTGAAGCGAGCCTTCTATGACAAGTATGCTCGATTTTTAGCCGAAGCCGGACTTGTCGTCATCACGTTCGATTATCGCGGCATCGGCGATTCCCGTGCGTCTTCGCTCAATGGGTTCGCCGCCACGGCGCGTGATTGGGCAGAGAAAGATATTGCCGGCGTCATTGAGTGGGTCTCGAAGCAATTTCCTTCAGCCGCGCTCCTGGTCGTTGGTCACAGCATCGGTGGACAATTGCTGGGCTTGTTACCCAATCATCAACGCATCATGGCCGCGCTGGCGATTGCTGCTCAGAGCGGCTATTGGGGATTGTGGGACCCGCCGCGCCGGCGTTACTTGATGCTGCTATTCTGGTATGTCGTGCTTCCGTTGACGACTAACTTGTGCGGCTACTTCCCTGGCAGCCGTCTTGGCATGGGCGAGGATGTGCCCGCTGGTGTCGCTCTGGAGTGGGCGCGTTGGGGACGGAATCCGAACTACCTCATCGAACACGAAACGACGCGCGAGCGATACCGAGCGTTCAACGCGCCCATCCTGGCCTATAGTTTTGAGGATGATGCCTACGCCCCCAAACGAACGGTAGAAGCCCTGCTGCGCTTTTATTCACAGTCTACTGTGTGTCACCGTCACGTTGCGCCACGCGAGCTTGGTGTTCCAGCCATCGGGCACTTCGGTTTCTTCCGCGAAACGCTGAAATCTACGTTGTGGGTTGAAACACTGGCTTGGTTACAACAACACTGA